The following are encoded together in the Populus trichocarpa isolate Nisqually-1 chromosome 5, P.trichocarpa_v4.1, whole genome shotgun sequence genome:
- the LOC18099152 gene encoding SKP1-like protein 1B, with protein sequence MSSGRKISLRSSDGESFEVDEAVALESQTIKHMIEDDCADNGIPLPNVTSKILAKVIEYCKKHVETPKPEDRGTNSGDDELKNWDTEFVRVDQATLFDLILAANYLNIKGLLDLTCQTVADMIKGKTPEEIRKTFNIKNDFTPEEEEEVRRENQWAFE encoded by the exons ATGTCGTCTGGAAGAAAGATATCCCTAAGGAGCAGCGACGGCGAGTCGTTCGAAGTCGACGAAGCCGTAGCTTTAGAGTCACAGACTATTAAGCACATGATAGAAGACGATTGCGCCGATAACGGAATTCCGTTGCCGAACGTAACAAGCAAGATCTTAGCGAAAGTTATCGAGTACTGCAAGAAACACGTTGAGACTCCAAAACCCGAGGATCGAGGAACTAACAGCGGCGATGATGAGCTTAAGAATTGGGATACTGAGTTTGTTAGAGTTGATCAGGCTACACTTTTTGATCTTATTTTG GCGGCCAACTATCTGAACATCAAGGGCTTGCTGGACCTGACATGCCAGACTGTTGCAGACATGATCAAGGGAAAGACTCCAGAGGAAATTAGGAAGACCTTTAACATCAAGAATGACTTTACAcctgaggaggaggaggaagttCGCCGTGAGAACCAGTGGGCATTTGAATGA
- the LOC18099153 gene encoding protein MID1-COMPLEMENTING ACTIVITY 1 isoform X1, producing the protein MATWEHLGEVANVVQLTGIDAVRLIAMIGKAATTARMHKKNCRQFAQHLKLIGNLLEQLKISELKRYPETREPLEQLEDALRRSYLLVNSCQDRSYLYLLAMGWNIVYQFRKAQNEIDRYLRLVPLITLVDNSRVRERLEYIERDQREYTLDDEDRRVQDVILKPDCSGEHTTMLKKTLSCSYPNMCFNEALRKENEKLQLELQRSQAHLDVNQCEVIQHLIEVTEVAAASSLPEKSSSTKSSKKLEPAYSDASENKHSFDDSYSTKSDSHKTSRNTSSVSSRDDLLSSRGSHQQEEWHADLLGCCSEPYLCIKTLFYPCGTFAKIATVAKNRHISSAEACNELMAYSMMLSCCCYTCCVRRELRKTLNITGGFIDDFLSHLMCCCCALVQEWREVEIRGVYGMSREDKNKPASVSVHGILRDNPRDYLAGGWILYRQWAIAAAIWNLYGIALCHECYPIC; encoded by the exons ATGGCAACGTGGGAGCATCTTGGGGAGGTGGCAAATGTGGTCCAGCTGACGGGCATTGATGCAGTGCGGTTAATAGCCATGATAGGTAAAGCTGCAACTACAGCACGGATGCACAAGAAGAATTGCCGGCAGTTTGCACAGCATTTGAAGTTGATTGGGAACTTGTTGGAGCAGTTGAAGATCTCGGAGCTTAAGAGGTATCCGGAAACGCGGGAACCATTGGAGCAGCTTGAAGATGCTTTGAGAAGAAGTTATCTTTTGGTCAACAGTTGTCAGGATAGGAGCTATCTTTACTTGCTTGCAATGGGGTGGAACATTGTGTATCAATTTAGAAAGGCACAGAATGAGATTGATCGGTACTTGCGGCTTGTTCCTCTCATTACTCTTGTGGATAATTCTCGAGTCCGG GAGAGACTGGAATATATTGAAAGGGATCAACGTGAGTACACATTGGATGACGAGGACAGAAGGGTGCAAGATGTTATCCTGAAACCAGATTGCTCAGGAGAACACACCACGATGTTGAAAAAGACTCTCTCTTGTTCCTATCCAAACATGTGTTTTAATGAAGCACTACGAAAGGAAAATGAGAAGCTTCAGCTTGAACTACAAAGATCGCAAGCACATTTGGATGTGAACCAATGTGAAGTAATTCAGCATTTGATTGAGGTCACAGAAGTTGCTGCTGCAAGTTCTCTTCCGGAGAAGAGTTCATCAACAAAAAGTTCTAAGAAACTGGAGCCTGCATATTCAGATGCTAGTGAGAACAAACATTCTTTTGATGACAGCTATAGTACAAAAAGTGATTCTCACAAAACTTCAAG AAACACTTCCTCAGTTTCATCAAGAGATGATCTGCTGTCAAGTAGAGGGTCACATCAGCAAGAAGAATGGCATGCAGATTTACTCGGTTGCTGTTCAGAGCCATATCTGT gtATAAAGACTTTATTCTATCCTTGTGGTACATTTGCAAAGATTGCTACTGTGGCAAAGAACAGGCATATAT CCTCAGCGGAAGCTTGTAATGAATTGATGGCATATTCAATGATGTTGTCGTGTTGTTGCTATACTTGCTGTGTTAGAAGGGAGCTTCGCAAAACATTGAATATCACG GGAGGGTTTATTGACGATTTCCTCTCGCATTTGATGTGTTGTTGCTGTGCCCTTGTGCAAGAATGGCGAGAAGTGGAGATTCGTGGGGTTTATGGCAT GTCCCGAGAAGACAAAAACAAGCCCGCCTCCGTCTCAGTTCATGGAATCTTAAGAGATAATCCGAGAGATTATTTAGCTGGTGGTTGGATACTATATAGGCAATGGGCCATTGCCGCTGCTATATGGAACTTGTATGGGATCGCGTTGTGCCATGAGTGTTATCCAATATGTTGA
- the LOC18099153 gene encoding protein MID1-COMPLEMENTING ACTIVITY 1 isoform X2, translating to MATWEHLGEVANVVQLTGIDAVRLIAMIGKAATTARMHKKNCRQFAQHLKLIGNLLEQLKISELKRYPETREPLEQLEDALRRSYLLVNSCQDRSYLYLLAMGWNIVYQFRKAQNEIDRYLRLVPLITLVDNSRVRERLEYIERDQREYTLDDEDRRVQDVILKPDCSGEHTTMLKKTLSCSYPNMCFNEALRKENEKLQLELQRSQAHLDVNQCEVIQHLIEVTEVAAASSLPEKSSSTKSSKKLEPAYSDASENKHSFDDSYSTKSDSHKTSRNTSSVSSRDDLLSSRGSHQQEEWHADLLGCCSEPYLCIKTLFYPCGTFAKIATVAKNRHISSAEACNELMAYSMMLSCCCYTCCVRRELRKTLNITGGFIDDFLSHLMCCCCALVQEWREVEIRGVYGPEKTKTSPPPSQFMES from the exons ATGGCAACGTGGGAGCATCTTGGGGAGGTGGCAAATGTGGTCCAGCTGACGGGCATTGATGCAGTGCGGTTAATAGCCATGATAGGTAAAGCTGCAACTACAGCACGGATGCACAAGAAGAATTGCCGGCAGTTTGCACAGCATTTGAAGTTGATTGGGAACTTGTTGGAGCAGTTGAAGATCTCGGAGCTTAAGAGGTATCCGGAAACGCGGGAACCATTGGAGCAGCTTGAAGATGCTTTGAGAAGAAGTTATCTTTTGGTCAACAGTTGTCAGGATAGGAGCTATCTTTACTTGCTTGCAATGGGGTGGAACATTGTGTATCAATTTAGAAAGGCACAGAATGAGATTGATCGGTACTTGCGGCTTGTTCCTCTCATTACTCTTGTGGATAATTCTCGAGTCCGG GAGAGACTGGAATATATTGAAAGGGATCAACGTGAGTACACATTGGATGACGAGGACAGAAGGGTGCAAGATGTTATCCTGAAACCAGATTGCTCAGGAGAACACACCACGATGTTGAAAAAGACTCTCTCTTGTTCCTATCCAAACATGTGTTTTAATGAAGCACTACGAAAGGAAAATGAGAAGCTTCAGCTTGAACTACAAAGATCGCAAGCACATTTGGATGTGAACCAATGTGAAGTAATTCAGCATTTGATTGAGGTCACAGAAGTTGCTGCTGCAAGTTCTCTTCCGGAGAAGAGTTCATCAACAAAAAGTTCTAAGAAACTGGAGCCTGCATATTCAGATGCTAGTGAGAACAAACATTCTTTTGATGACAGCTATAGTACAAAAAGTGATTCTCACAAAACTTCAAG AAACACTTCCTCAGTTTCATCAAGAGATGATCTGCTGTCAAGTAGAGGGTCACATCAGCAAGAAGAATGGCATGCAGATTTACTCGGTTGCTGTTCAGAGCCATATCTGT gtATAAAGACTTTATTCTATCCTTGTGGTACATTTGCAAAGATTGCTACTGTGGCAAAGAACAGGCATATAT CCTCAGCGGAAGCTTGTAATGAATTGATGGCATATTCAATGATGTTGTCGTGTTGTTGCTATACTTGCTGTGTTAGAAGGGAGCTTCGCAAAACATTGAATATCACG GGAGGGTTTATTGACGATTTCCTCTCGCATTTGATGTGTTGTTGCTGTGCCCTTGTGCAAGAATGGCGAGAAGTGGAGATTCGTGGGGTTTATG GTCCCGAGAAGACAAAAACAAGCCCGCCTCCGTCTCAGTTCATGGAATCTTAA
- the LOC18099153 gene encoding protein MID1-COMPLEMENTING ACTIVITY 1 isoform X3: protein MATWEHLGEVANVVQLTGIDAVRLIAMIGKAATTARMHKKNCRQFAQHLKLIGNLLEQLKISELKRYPETREPLEQLEDALRRSYLLVNSCQDRSYLYLLAMGWNIVYQFRKAQNEIDRYLRLVPLITLVDNSRVRERLEYIERDQREYTLDDEDRRVQDVILKPDCSGEHTTMLKKTLSCSYPNMCFNEALRKENEKLQLELQRSQAHLDVNQCEVIQHLIEVTEVAAASSLPEKSSSTKSSKKLEPAYSDASENKHSFDDSYSTKSDSHKTSRNTSSVSSRDDLLSSRGSHQQEEWHADLLGCCSEPYLCIKTLFYPCGTFAKIATVAKNRHISSAEACNELMAYSMMLSCCCYTCCVRRELRKTLNITVPRRQKQARLRLSSWNLKR from the exons ATGGCAACGTGGGAGCATCTTGGGGAGGTGGCAAATGTGGTCCAGCTGACGGGCATTGATGCAGTGCGGTTAATAGCCATGATAGGTAAAGCTGCAACTACAGCACGGATGCACAAGAAGAATTGCCGGCAGTTTGCACAGCATTTGAAGTTGATTGGGAACTTGTTGGAGCAGTTGAAGATCTCGGAGCTTAAGAGGTATCCGGAAACGCGGGAACCATTGGAGCAGCTTGAAGATGCTTTGAGAAGAAGTTATCTTTTGGTCAACAGTTGTCAGGATAGGAGCTATCTTTACTTGCTTGCAATGGGGTGGAACATTGTGTATCAATTTAGAAAGGCACAGAATGAGATTGATCGGTACTTGCGGCTTGTTCCTCTCATTACTCTTGTGGATAATTCTCGAGTCCGG GAGAGACTGGAATATATTGAAAGGGATCAACGTGAGTACACATTGGATGACGAGGACAGAAGGGTGCAAGATGTTATCCTGAAACCAGATTGCTCAGGAGAACACACCACGATGTTGAAAAAGACTCTCTCTTGTTCCTATCCAAACATGTGTTTTAATGAAGCACTACGAAAGGAAAATGAGAAGCTTCAGCTTGAACTACAAAGATCGCAAGCACATTTGGATGTGAACCAATGTGAAGTAATTCAGCATTTGATTGAGGTCACAGAAGTTGCTGCTGCAAGTTCTCTTCCGGAGAAGAGTTCATCAACAAAAAGTTCTAAGAAACTGGAGCCTGCATATTCAGATGCTAGTGAGAACAAACATTCTTTTGATGACAGCTATAGTACAAAAAGTGATTCTCACAAAACTTCAAG AAACACTTCCTCAGTTTCATCAAGAGATGATCTGCTGTCAAGTAGAGGGTCACATCAGCAAGAAGAATGGCATGCAGATTTACTCGGTTGCTGTTCAGAGCCATATCTGT gtATAAAGACTTTATTCTATCCTTGTGGTACATTTGCAAAGATTGCTACTGTGGCAAAGAACAGGCATATAT CCTCAGCGGAAGCTTGTAATGAATTGATGGCATATTCAATGATGTTGTCGTGTTGTTGCTATACTTGCTGTGTTAGAAGGGAGCTTCGCAAAACATTGAATATCACG GTCCCGAGAAGACAAAAACAAGCCCGCCTCCGTCTCAGTTCATGGAATCTTAAGAGATAA
- the LOC18099150 gene encoding pentatricopeptide repeat-containing protein At3g51320, translating to MPITSYNNPRFELLYSTLNPFHLYQIQAQLITCGLFSLWSPRLLKHFADFGDIDYTIFIFKFIASPGTFVVNNVVKAYSLSSEPNKALVFYFEMLKSGFCPNSYTFVSLFGCCAKVGCAKLGKKYHGQAVKNGVDRILPVENSLIHCYGCCGDMGLAKKVFDEMSHRDLVSWNSIIDGYATLGELGIAHGLFEVMPERNVVSWNILISGYLKGNNPGCVLMLFRKMMNDGMRGNDSTIVSVLSACGRSARLREGRSVHGFIVKKFSSMNVIHETTLIDMYNRCHKVEMARRIFDKVVRRNLGCWNAMILGHCLHGNPDDGLELFKDMVDRAGLGKRDSVHPDEVTFIGVLCACARAGLLTEGKNFFSQMIYNHGLKPNFAHFWCMANLYARAGLIQEAEDILRTTQEEEEDMPLESLVWANLLNSCRFQGNVALGERIANSLIDMEPWNILHYRLLLNVYAVGGRWDDVAMVKDLVKTKMKGRTPGCNLVDLKEIVHNYEVGRLLPERIGELNTQLMKWP from the coding sequence ATGCCAATTACTTCTTACAACAACCCAAGATTTGAACTCTTATACTCAACTCTAAACCCATTTCATCTTTACCAAATCCAAGCTCAATTGATTACTTGTGGCCTTTTCTCCTTATGGTCTCCTAGACTGCTCAAACATTTTGCAGATTTTGGTGATATTGATTAcactattttcattttcaaatttattgctTCTCCGGGTACTTTTGTTGTAAATAATGTTGTTAAAGCGTATTCGCTTAGTTCTGAGCCGAACAAGGctcttgttttctattttgagaTGTTAAAGAGTGGGTTTTGTCCAAATAGTTACACTTTTGTTTCGCTTTTTGGGTGTTGTGCTAAAGTCGGATGTGCTAAATTAGGAAAAAAGTATCATGGGCAAGCTGTGAAAAATGGGGTTGATAGGATATTGCCAGTAGAGAATTCATTGATCCATTGTTATGGCTGTTGTGGGGATATGGGGTTAGCTAAgaaggtgtttgatgaaatgtcGCATAGAGATTTGGTGTCGTGGAATTCGATTATTGATGGGTATGCTACTCTTGGTGAGTTGGGTATTGCTCATGGATTGTTTGAGGTAATGCCTGAGAGAAATGTGGTTTCTTGGAACATCCTGATAAGTGGGTACTTGAAGGGTAATAATCCCGGTTGCGTGCTAATGCTGTTTAGGAAAATGATGAATGATGGGATGAGAGGTAACGATTCGACTATAGTCAGCGTGCTTAGTGCTTGTGGTAGGTCAGCTAGATTGAGGGAAGGACGTTCAGTTCATGGGTTTATTGTTAAGAAGTTTTCGAGTATGAATGTAATTCATGAGACTACATTGATAGATATGTATAATAGATGCCATAAGGTTGAAATGGCACGGAGAATTTTTGATAAAGTGGTAAGGAGGAATTTGGGGTGCTGGAATGCAATGATTTTGGGGCATTGCCTTCATGGGAATCCAGATGATGGACTTGAGTTATTTAAAGATATGGTTGATCGGGCAGGGTTGGGGAAACGTGACTCTGTCCATCCAGATGAAGTTACTTTCATAGGGGTGCTGTGTGCTTGTGCTCGAGCTGGACTGTTGACTGAGGGAAAGAATTTTTTCAGCCAAATGATTTACAACCACGGTCTAAAGCCAAATTTTGCACATTTTTGGTGTATGGCTAATCTTTATGCTCGTGCTGGACTAATTCAAGAGGCAGAGGATATATTAAGAACCAcacaggaggaggaggaggatatGCCATTAGAATCCTTGGTATGGGCTAATTTGCTCAATTCGTGTCGTTTCCAAGGAAATGTGGCTTTGGGGGAAAGAATTGCGAACTCATTGATCGATATGGAACCTTGGAATATTTTGCATTACCGGCTGCTACTGAATGTTTATGCTGTGGGAGGTCGATGGGATGATGTTGCTATGGTAAAAGACCTGGTGAAAACAAAGATGAAGGGCAGAACGCCAGGATGTAATCTTGTGGACTTGAAAGAAATTGTTCACAACTACGAAGTTGGACGCCTTTTGCCAGAGAGGATTGGTGAACTCAACACACAGTTGATGAAATGGCCGTGA